Proteins encoded in a region of the Terriglobales bacterium genome:
- a CDS encoding response regulator, with protein MSRARSRIKAILVAEDDPAVRELLREILSNQGYLVLLAAHSAEALEIARQHRGPIHLLISDVIMPGISGPELAYQLRGLRPEMNVLYVSGYADDALSRRGALVEGTTFLQKPVSPEVLLEKVRQILGREG; from the coding sequence ATGAGCCGGGCGAGAAGCAGAATCAAAGCCATCCTGGTGGCGGAAGACGATCCAGCCGTGCGGGAGCTCCTGCGTGAGATCTTGAGCAACCAGGGCTATCTCGTGCTCCTGGCGGCGCATTCCGCTGAGGCCCTGGAGATCGCCCGGCAGCACCGCGGTCCCATCCATCTGCTGATCAGCGACGTCATCATGCCCGGCATCAGTGGGCCGGAGTTGGCCTACCAACTACGGGGTCTGCGACCCGAGATGAACGTGCTTTACGTCTCCGGCTATGCGGACGATGCTCTCAGCCGCAGGGGTGCGCTGGTCGAGGGCACGACATTTCTGCAAAAGCCCGTCTCTCCAGAAGTGCTCCTCGAAAAAGTCCGCCAGATTCTTGGCCGCGAAGGGTAG